The following are encoded in a window of Castanea sativa cultivar Marrone di Chiusa Pesio chromosome 9, ASM4071231v1 genomic DNA:
- the LOC142609237 gene encoding zinc finger BED domain-containing protein RICESLEEPER 2-like — MALLISVFLMNETTEIPEGQDLEAGQGTTNVQKDKGKPPLPPNSDSDWKIHKRILSFCLVENHKGETLGKAVEMCLLDWGIDKILTITVDNDASNSWMISFIQKKTKHRKATILGHKYLHVRCSAHILNLIVREGLVEMDETIVKVRKSVRYVRSSPQRQNTFKLCAEKEKVEFKGQLCLDVPTRWNYTYIMLEKVEV, encoded by the exons ATGGCTTTGCTGATCTCTGTCTTCCTG atGAATGAGACAACGGAAATTCCAGAGGGTCAAGACCTTGAAGCGGGTCAAGGCACAACCAATGTGCAAAAAGACAAAGGCAAACCCCCACTCCCACCAAATTCAG ATAGTGATTGGAAAATACACAAGAGAATTCTTAGTTTTTGTTTAGTGGAAAATCACAAGGGTGAAACACTTGGGAAGGCAGTTGAGATGTGTTTACTTGATTGGGGGATAGATAAGATTTTAACTATTACAGTTGATAATGATGCTTCTAATAGTTGGAtgatttcttttattcaaaaaaagacTAAGCATAGGAAGGCAAcaattttagggcataaataCTTGCATGTGAGGTGTAGTGCTCATATCTTGAACTTAATTGTTCGTGAAGGGTTAGTTGAAATGGATGAGACAATAGTGAAGGTGAGAAAATCTGTGCGATATGTGAGATCGTCTCCGCAAAGACAAAACACATTTAAGTTATGTGCGGAGAAGGAGAAAGTTGAGTTTAAAGGTCAGTTATGCTTAGATGTGCCCACTAGGTGGAATTACACCTATATTATGTTGGAGAAGGTAGAAGTATAA
- the LOC142610745 gene encoding guanine nucleotide-binding protein-like NSN1 → MVKRSKKSKSKRVPLKKKHKIIRKVKEHHRKKAKEAKKLGLNRKTKVEKDPGIPNDWPFKEQELKALEARRSRVIEELEQKKALRKERAQKRKLGLLEDDDSSKLATSASPGELNVKDISTGVGKNRDNSDRAFYKELVKVIEASDVILEVLDARDPLGTRCVDMENLVMKAGPNKHLVLLLNKIDLVPREAVEKWLKYLREELPAVAFKCSTQEQRSNLGWKSSSKAAKPSNLLQTSDCLGAETLIKLLKNYSRSHDIKKSITVGVIGLPNVGKSSLINSLKRSHVVNVGSTPGLTRSMQEVQLDKNVKLLDCPGVVMLKSGANDASITLRNCKRIEKLDDPIGPVKEILRRCPPSMLVTLYKLPSFDSVDDFLQKVATVRGKLKKGGVVDVEAAARIVLHDWNQGKIPYYTMPPIRNQGEPSEAKIVSELGKEFSIDEVYDTESSFIGSLKSVDDLNPVEVPPSCPLNFDEDLLENDEPKHSIQSGEGPKDMDNDGDDVSMACEDNEEGRNKGKTATSRQNEKLYAVEGMLNTKMKKAEKKRRKKAEKSIPEDAMDDDYDFKVDYVKKGSAMDVGDEGNGNQIIGKVPMSGIEFTDE, encoded by the exons ATGGTGAAGAGGAGCAAAA agagcaagagcaagagggTTCCTCTGAAGAAGAAGCACAAGATCATAAGGAAAGTGAAGGAGCACCATAGGAAGAAAGCGAAGGAGGCGAAGAAATTGGGTCTTAATCGCAAGACTAAGGTAGAGAAAGACCCTGGAATTCCCAATGATTGGCCTTTCAAGGAGCAGGAGCTCAAGGCCCTTGAAGCTCGCCGCTCCCGTGTTATTGAGGAATTGGAACAAAAGAAAGCCCTGCGCAAAGAAAGG GCTCAAAAGAGAAAGTTGGGGTTACTAGAGGATGATGATAGCTCTAAATTGGCTACATCCGCTTCTCCTGGAGAACTGAATGTTAAAGATATTTCCACTGGAGTTGGGAAAAACCGGG ATAACTCCGATAGGGCTTTTTACAAGGAGTTGGTGAAGGTCATTGAAGCATCAGATGTCATTTTGGAAGTTCTTGATGCTCGTGATCCCCTAGGTACTCGTTGTGTTGATATGGAGAACTTGGTGATGAAAGCAGGCCCTAATAAGCATCTAGTATTGCTTCTGAATAAAATTG ATCTTGTTCCTAGAGAAGCTGTTGAGAAGTGGCTTAAGTATCTTAGGGAAGAATTACCAGCTGTTGCATTTAAGTGCAGTACACAAGAGCAAAGATCAAACCTAGGGTGGAAATCAAGCTCAAAGGCAGCAAAACCAAGCAATCTTCTACAAACTAGTGATTGTCTAGGAGCTGAAACGCTTATTAAATTGTTGAAGAATTACTCAAGAAGCCATGAT ATCAAGAAATCAATTACAGTTGGTGTTATTGGCTTGCCCAATGTTGGTAAGAGTAGTCTTATTAATAGCTTAAAGAGATCCCATGTTGTCAATGTTGGTTCTACTCCTGGCTTAACAAGATCTATGCAAGAGGTTCAGTTAGACAAGAATGTAAAATTGTTAGACTGCCCTGGTGTTGTGATGCTTAAATCTGGAGCAAATGATGCATCTATAACTCTTCGTAATTGCAAAAGAATCGAGAAGTTGGATGACCCGATTGGTCCAG TGAAGGAGATTCTAAGGCGTTGCCCACCCAGCATGTTGGTAACTTTGTACAAGCTCCCTAGCTTTGACTCGGTCGATGACTTCCTTCAAAAAGTGGCTACTGTTAGGGGTAAGCTGAAAAAGGGTGGTGTTGTGGATGTGGAAGCTGCTGCAAGAATTGTTCTGCATGACTGGAATCAAG GTAAGATTCCATATTACACTATGCCCCCAATTAGGAATCAAGGAGAGCCTTCAGAAGCCAAGATTGTTTCTGAGCTTGGGAAAGAATTTAGCATTGATGAGGTTTATGACACTGAATCTTCGTTCATTGGAAGCCTCAAGTCTGTTGATGATCTCAACCCTGTGGAAGTTCCTCCGAGTTGCCCCCTCAATTTCGATGAGGATTTATTAGAG AATGATGAACCAAAACATTCAATCCAAAGTGGTGAAGGCCCCAAAGACATGGATAACGATGGTGACGATGTGTCCATGGCATGTGAAGACAATGAAGAAGGCAGGAACAAAGGAAAAACTGCTACTAGCAGGCAGAATGAGAAGTTATATGCCGTTGAAGGTATGCTTAATACAAAGATGAAGAAAGcagagaagaagagaaggaagaaaGCTGAAAAATCAATCCCAGAAGATGCCATGGACGATGACTATGACTTCAAAGTAGATTATGTCAAAAAAGGATCTGCCATGGATGTTGGTGATGAGGGCAATGGTAATCAAATAATTGGTAAGGTGCCTATGTCTGGTATTGAGTTCACTGATGAGTGA
- the LOC142609238 gene encoding uncharacterized protein LOC142609238, protein MFYTGGISFNFSRNPYYRSSYSYAATHSIPGYVPPGYNALRTTLLQRKKAHVDRLLKPIKDFWVKNGVSIVSDGWLDPQRRPLINIMAVSDGGPVYIKAIDGSGEFKDKHYIARVLRDAIKEIGHEKVVQVITDNANVMKSAGALIEGEYPKVCFGCYNTKKVEVDKKMPSSHGYWWDRVDYILEFTAPIYDMMRVADTEKPCLHLVYEMWDSMIKNVKVAIYRHEGLEDDDYSSFWSVVYDILIDRWTKNCTPLHCLAHSLNPRREVFFTSCLDR, encoded by the exons ATGTTTTACACCGGTGGGATTTCGTTTAACTTTTCAAGGAACCCATATTATCGTAGTTCCTATTCATATGCCGCTACTCATAGCATTCCAGGTTATGTTCCTCCTGGATACAATGCCTTGagaacaacacttttgcaaagaaaaaaagctcATGTTGATAgacttttgaaaccaattaaggaCTTTTGGGTTAAAAATGGTGTAAGTATAGTTTCTGATGGATGGTTAGATCCACAAAGAAggcctcttattaatattatggctGTATCAGATGGGGGTCCAGTATATATTAAGGCAATTGATGGGTCAGGTGAGTTCAAAGACAAACATTATATTGCTAGGGTGTTGAGGGATGCTATAAAAGAGATTGGACATGAAAAAGTTGTCCAAGTCATCACTGATAATGCTAATGTGATGAAGTCTGCTGGAGCTCTTATTGAGGGTGAGTATCCTAAA GTTTGTTTCGGTTGTTATAATACTAAAaaggttgaagttgataaaaagatgcCTTCAAGCCATGGCTATTGGTGGGATAGGGTTGATTATATCCTTGAATTCACAGcacctatttatgatatgatGCGAGTAGCTGACACTGAAAAGCCTTGTCTTCATCTTGTGTATGAGATGTGGGATTCAATGATAAAGAATGTGAAGGTAGCAATATATCGGCATGAAGGTTTGGAAGATGATGATTATAGCtcattttggagtgtggtgtatGATATACTTATTGATCGTTGGACTAAAAATTGTACTCCGCTACACTGCTTGGctcattccttaaatcctag GAGGGAGGTTTTCTTCACCAGCTGTCTTGACAGATAG
- the LOC142609451 gene encoding uncharacterized protein LOC142609451, which produces MSFLKGDLLTRTRKLVKGLAKSEPIWLKAMEHAPPATFPRADGKVKRISLPEDVYIKKFFQKHPDSKHEDAIKICGFDPPPARIFGLRVLDLKEQGVSEEEAMAVADMEYRAEKKAKKKAYSRLKQIARLQGKKPPPNPYPSAIKEIQAEERKYVRDRFFNPKILEIVQKLKEEKAAEAQDRFRGGGW; this is translated from the exons ATGTCGTTCCTCAAAGGAGATTTGCTTACTCGTACCAGAAAGCTCGTTAAGGGCTTGGCCAAGTCCGAGCCTATCTGGCTCAAAGCCATGGAACA TGCACCACCTGCAACATTTCCTCGTGCTGATGGGAAAGTGAAGAGGATCAGTCTCCCAGAGGAcgtttatataaaaaagttcTTTCAGAAACATCCGGATTCAAAACATGAAGATGCCATCAA GATCTGTGGTTTCGATCCCCCTCCAGCTCGTATATTTGGTTTGCGGGTGCTTGACCTGAAGGAGCAGGGAGTTAGTGAGGAAGAAGCAATGGCTGTAGCTGAT ATGGAATATCGAGCAgagaaaaaagcaaagaaaaaggcATATTCTCGCTTGAAGCAGATTGCACGTCTTCAAGGGAAGAAACCTCCTCCTAACCCATATCCTAGTGCTATCAAAGAAATTCAAGCTGAGGAGAGGAAGTACGTTCGTGACCGTTTCTTTAACCCTAAGATACTTGAAATTGTGCAGAAGTTGAAAGAGGAGAAGGCAGCAGAGGCACAAGACAGATTCAGGGGGGGTGGCTGGTAA